In Pectobacterium brasiliense, a single genomic region encodes these proteins:
- the trbJ gene encoding P-type conjugative transfer protein TrbJ translates to MNTQPRLLSVSLAAVLSVSLLASQPASALTVFDPSNFVQNTLTAVRTLEQINNQINQLQNEAQMLMNQARNLANLDFNIVNRLRSTLATTERLIAEARGLAYDVQSMDATFARLYPEQYAATVSGDQMLRDAQERWKNTLNGLHTAMRMQAQVSQNLAQDESALSDLISQSQSATGALQAMQATNQLLALQAKQSIQAQQLQITQERAAALELARQAAAVERGREVTRRFLGDGTPYTPQRVDFYGN, encoded by the coding sequence ATGAACACCCAACCCCGTTTGCTCTCTGTCTCACTCGCCGCCGTGCTGTCGGTATCGCTGCTGGCCTCACAGCCTGCGTCTGCGCTGACGGTGTTTGACCCGTCCAATTTCGTGCAGAACACGTTGACCGCTGTTCGCACGCTGGAGCAGATCAACAACCAAATCAACCAGCTTCAAAACGAAGCACAGATGCTGATGAACCAGGCGCGCAATCTGGCGAATCTGGACTTCAACATCGTCAATCGCCTGCGCTCGACGCTGGCAACCACTGAGCGCCTGATCGCCGAGGCGCGCGGCCTGGCCTATGACGTGCAGAGCATGGATGCCACTTTCGCCCGGTTGTACCCGGAACAATACGCCGCGACCGTCAGCGGCGACCAGATGCTGCGCGATGCGCAGGAACGCTGGAAGAACACTTTGAATGGCCTGCATACCGCCATGCGGATGCAGGCGCAGGTGTCGCAGAACCTGGCACAAGACGAAAGCGCACTGTCCGATCTGATCAGCCAGAGTCAGTCCGCCACCGGCGCGCTGCAAGCCATGCAGGCGACCAATCAGCTTCTGGCTTTGCAGGCCAAGCAATCCATCCAGGCGCAGCAACTCCAGATCACGCAGGAACGCGCTGCCGCGCTCGAACTGGCACGCCAAGCAGCTGCTGTCGAACGTGGACGTGAAGTGACGCGTCGCTTTCTAGGTGATGGCACGCCCTACACACCGCAGCGCGTGGATTTCTACGGCAACTGA
- the trbE gene encoding conjugal transfer protein TrbE, producing MLNLAEYRQRPALLADWLPWAGLIAPGVVLNKDGSFQRTARFRGPDLDSATQGELIATSARLNNALRRLGSGWALFIEAERRAAAGYPRSDFPEPLSWLVEEERRAASEESGHHYESAYHLTLAYLPPEESRARAAKMLYENAPGDGVDWQGRLEAFVAETDRVFDLLDGVMPEIGWLDDAQTLTYLHATVSTRRYRVGVPGVPFHIDALLTDSPLVGGLTPMLGDQHLRVVSVRGFPTSTWPGILDDLNRLGFGYRWSTRFLCLDKAEAEKELGRLRRQWFAKRKNVVALLRETIFQQESPLVDTDANNKAADADAALQELGSDQVSFGYLTATLTVLDADPATADEKLRMVERVIQGRGFVTIPETLNAVDAWLSSIPGNAYANVRQPIVSTLNLAHMMPLSAVWAGPEKNAHLDGPPLIVTRTDGATPFRLVTHIGDVGHTLVAGPTGMGKSVLLATLAMQFRRYFGSRIFAFDMGRSMRATILGLGGEHYDLGSDGAIAFQPLARVDQEGYRTWAAEWVEGRLLHEGVAIGPEEKAAIWSALGSLAGAPAEQRTLTGLSVLLQSNALRQALAPYVLGGAHGKLLDADSDRLGSGSVQCFEMEELMHSKAAVLAVLGYLFARFDERFDGAPTLLILDEAWLFLDDPVFAARIRQWLKTLRKKNVSVIFATQSLADIKDSSIAAAVIESCASRIFLPNPQATEPQIRTIYEGFGLNSRQIEIVATAQPKRDYYYQSRLGNRLFDLDLGPATLAFAGASTPQDQRDMDRVLLDAGTPGFAGAWLRHRGLDWAADLLPSSPAAASFLASDPLEVSP from the coding sequence ATGCTGAACCTTGCCGAATACCGCCAGCGGCCCGCGCTGCTGGCCGACTGGTTGCCCTGGGCCGGGCTGATTGCGCCGGGGGTGGTGCTGAACAAGGATGGTTCGTTCCAGCGCACAGCACGCTTTCGTGGGCCGGATCTGGACAGCGCCACGCAAGGCGAGCTGATCGCCACGTCGGCGCGGCTCAACAACGCACTGCGCCGCCTGGGATCGGGCTGGGCCTTGTTCATCGAAGCCGAGCGCCGCGCAGCGGCGGGCTATCCACGTTCCGACTTCCCCGAGCCGTTGTCCTGGTTGGTGGAAGAAGAACGCCGCGCGGCTTCCGAGGAATCCGGCCATCACTACGAGAGCGCCTATCACCTCACGCTGGCTTATCTGCCACCAGAAGAATCTCGCGCCCGCGCCGCCAAGATGCTCTATGAGAACGCACCGGGCGACGGTGTGGACTGGCAGGGTCGGCTTGAAGCTTTCGTGGCAGAAACAGATCGCGTGTTCGACCTGCTCGATGGCGTGATGCCGGAAATTGGCTGGCTGGATGACGCGCAGACACTGACTTACCTGCACGCCACGGTGTCCACGCGACGCTACCGCGTCGGTGTGCCCGGCGTGCCGTTTCACATCGACGCGTTGCTAACTGACTCGCCGTTGGTCGGTGGTCTGACCCCCATGCTGGGCGACCAGCACCTGCGAGTGGTATCGGTGCGGGGCTTTCCGACTTCGACCTGGCCGGGGATTCTGGACGACCTCAACCGTCTGGGCTTTGGCTATCGCTGGAGCACGCGCTTTCTGTGCCTGGACAAAGCCGAAGCGGAAAAAGAACTGGGCCGCCTGCGCCGCCAGTGGTTCGCCAAGCGCAAGAACGTCGTCGCGCTATTGCGTGAAACGATCTTCCAGCAGGAAAGCCCGCTGGTCGATACCGACGCCAACAACAAGGCCGCCGATGCCGATGCCGCCCTGCAGGAGCTGGGCAGCGATCAGGTGTCTTTCGGCTATCTCACTGCCACATTGACGGTGCTCGATGCTGATCCGGCGACCGCCGACGAGAAGCTTCGCATGGTGGAACGCGTCATCCAGGGGCGCGGCTTCGTCACCATCCCCGAAACCCTCAACGCTGTCGATGCCTGGCTGTCCTCGATCCCCGGCAACGCCTACGCGAATGTGCGACAGCCCATCGTTTCGACGCTGAACCTGGCGCACATGATGCCGCTGTCAGCGGTCTGGGCAGGGCCGGAGAAAAACGCGCATCTGGATGGCCCGCCGCTGATCGTCACGCGCACCGATGGCGCGACGCCGTTCCGGCTGGTGACGCACATCGGAGACGTGGGCCACACGCTGGTCGCCGGGCCAACCGGCATGGGCAAGTCGGTATTGCTCGCCACGCTGGCAATGCAGTTCCGCCGTTACTTCGGTTCGCGCATCTTCGCCTTCGATATGGGCCGCTCCATGCGCGCCACCATCCTGGGGCTTGGGGGCGAGCATTACGACCTGGGCAGCGATGGGGCGATTGCTTTCCAGCCGTTGGCCCGCGTCGACCAAGAGGGCTACCGCACCTGGGCCGCCGAATGGGTGGAAGGCCGCTTGCTGCACGAAGGCGTGGCCATCGGCCCAGAGGAGAAGGCCGCGATCTGGTCGGCACTCGGCAGCCTTGCGGGTGCGCCGGCGGAGCAGCGCACGCTGACGGGCCTGTCGGTGCTGCTGCAATCGAACGCATTGCGCCAGGCGCTCGCGCCCTATGTACTGGGCGGCGCGCACGGCAAGCTGCTGGACGCAGATTCGGATCGTCTTGGTTCGGGTTCTGTGCAGTGCTTCGAGATGGAAGAACTCATGCACAGCAAGGCGGCGGTGCTGGCGGTGCTGGGCTACCTGTTCGCCCGCTTCGATGAACGTTTCGACGGCGCGCCCACGCTGCTGATCCTCGATGAAGCCTGGTTGTTCCTCGATGACCCGGTGTTCGCCGCCCGCATCCGCCAGTGGCTCAAGACGCTGCGCAAGAAGAATGTCAGCGTCATCTTCGCTACTCAGTCGCTAGCCGACATCAAGGATTCGAGCATTGCTGCGGCGGTGATCGAAAGCTGCGCGAGTCGCATTTTCCTCCCCAATCCGCAGGCCACAGAGCCGCAGATCCGCACGATCTACGAAGGCTTCGGGCTGAACTCACGCCAGATCGAGATCGTGGCGACCGCGCAACCCAAGCGTGACTACTACTACCAATCGCGGTTGGGAAATCGCCTGTTCGACCTCGACCTGGGGCCAGCCACGCTGGCCTTTGCCGGGGCTTCCACTCCGCAAGACCAACGCGACATGGATCGCGTGCTGCTGGACGCAGGCACACCGGGCTTTGCCGGTGCCTGGCTGCGCCATCGCGGCCTCGATTGGGCCGCAGACCTGCTGCCTTCCTCACCGGCGGCAGCGTCCTTCCTCGCTTCTGATCCTCTGGAGGTTTCGCCATGA
- a CDS encoding VirB3 family type IV secretion system protein, protein MSTATDLPGFEVPLHRSLTEPILLGGAPRTVAIANGTLAAAVGLGLQLWIPGVVLWIVGHSLAVWGARVDPQFMQVFARHIKHKPLLDA, encoded by the coding sequence ATGAGCACGGCCACCGATCTTCCGGGTTTTGAAGTGCCGCTGCATCGCTCGCTGACCGAGCCGATCCTGCTGGGCGGTGCGCCCCGCACCGTGGCCATTGCCAACGGCACGCTGGCCGCCGCCGTCGGGCTGGGCCTGCAACTGTGGATTCCCGGTGTGGTGCTCTGGATCGTCGGGCACTCGCTGGCGGTCTGGGGCGCGCGCGTCGATCCGCAGTTCATGCAGGTCTTCGCCCGGCACATCAAGCACAAGCCGCTGCTGGACGCATAG
- a CDS encoding TrbC/VirB2 family protein, translating into MTHFDAFRLSVNPLSPPPTLPRLRSLVRPAGQGLLLAVLMLLLAGTAQAAGSSMPWEGPLQSILESIQGPVARIVAVIIIIATGLALAFGDTSGGFRKLIQIVFGLSIAFAASSFFLSFFSFSGGAVV; encoded by the coding sequence ATGACGCACTTTGATGCTTTCCGTCTTTCTGTCAATCCACTTTCTCCGCCGCCCACGCTGCCGCGGCTGCGTAGTCTGGTTCGCCCCGCAGGACAAGGGCTGCTGCTCGCGGTGTTGATGCTGTTGCTGGCGGGTACGGCTCAGGCCGCCGGTTCCTCAATGCCGTGGGAAGGCCCACTGCAATCCATCCTCGAATCCATCCAGGGGCCGGTAGCCCGCATCGTAGCGGTCATCATCATTATTGCGACGGGTCTGGCGCTGGCCTTTGGGGATACCAGTGGCGGTTTCCGCAAGCTGATCCAGATCGTCTTCGGTCTGTCCATTGCCTTTGCGGCTTCCAGCTTCTTCCTGTCGTTTTTCAGCTTCTCCGGCGGGGCCGTCGTATGA
- the trbB gene encoding P-type conjugative transfer ATPase TrbB: MSAVPQIAPDPRSSAAASQDRRIQMLRTAMGPVIAAALEDPDVVEVMLNPDRTLWVDRLSSGRAPLGVELPEADGERIIRLVAAHVGAEVHRGQPLLTAELPETGERFEGILPPAAPGPAFALRKRAVSIIGLDRYVADGILTAGQAEFLRHAVRERHNILIAGGTSTGKTTLANALLAEIAATGDRVLVLEDTMELQCAARDHVPLRTRAGVVSMQELVRATMRLRPDRVIVGEVRGGEALDLVKVWGTGHPGGIATIHAGSALGALLRLEQLILEVAVNPPRALIAEAVNVVIHIAGRGRKRHVETISRVVGFDGAGYRLADALEAPLPELPPVPLAAGAAAPSLTTDQPGELP; the protein is encoded by the coding sequence ATGAGTGCCGTTCCACAGATCGCGCCCGATCCACGCTCATCCGCTGCGGCGTCCCAGGATCGCCGCATCCAGATGCTGCGCACGGCGATGGGGCCGGTGATTGCCGCCGCGCTGGAAGACCCGGACGTGGTGGAAGTGATGCTCAACCCCGATCGGACATTGTGGGTAGATCGGTTGTCCTCTGGCCGTGCGCCGCTCGGCGTTGAACTACCCGAAGCCGATGGCGAACGCATCATCCGCCTGGTCGCCGCCCATGTCGGTGCGGAGGTGCATCGCGGCCAACCGCTCTTGACCGCCGAACTGCCGGAAACCGGCGAACGCTTCGAGGGCATTCTGCCGCCCGCCGCACCCGGCCCGGCCTTTGCGCTGCGCAAGCGCGCCGTGAGCATCATCGGTCTGGATCGGTATGTGGCCGACGGCATCCTGACCGCTGGGCAGGCCGAGTTTCTGCGTCATGCCGTGCGCGAGCGGCACAACATCCTGATCGCCGGAGGCACCAGTACCGGCAAGACCACGCTGGCCAACGCCTTGCTGGCCGAGATCGCCGCCACCGGCGACCGCGTGCTGGTGCTGGAAGACACCATGGAACTGCAATGCGCAGCCCGTGACCATGTGCCGCTGCGCACCCGTGCGGGCGTGGTGTCGATGCAGGAGCTGGTGCGCGCCACGATGCGGCTGCGCCCGGATCGCGTGATCGTGGGCGAAGTGCGCGGCGGCGAAGCGCTGGATCTGGTGAAGGTCTGGGGCACCGGCCACCCCGGTGGTATCGCCACCATCCATGCCGGCTCCGCCTTGGGCGCACTGCTGCGCCTGGAGCAACTGATTCTCGAAGTGGCGGTGAACCCGCCCCGCGCCCTGATCGCCGAGGCGGTCAACGTCGTCATCCACATCGCCGGACGCGGCCGCAAGCGCCACGTCGAAACCATTTCCCGCGTTGTCGGCTTCGACGGCGCGGGCTACCGCCTGGCGGATGCGCTGGAAGCACCGCTTCCCGAGTTGCCGCCGGTTCCTCTCGCAGCCGGTGCCGCTGCGCCTTCCCTGACCACTGATCAACCTGGAGAACTGCCATGA
- a CDS encoding ribbon-helix-helix protein, CopG family: MSQYRLNLFIQHEHAKRLDELAAKKGVSKSSIVAAALASWLSPDAGDQREAAIAKRLDRLSRQAERLERDQNIQIETLALFVRYYLTVSTPVPEAHQDAARAQGKARFEQFVEQLGRHLLRGRSLVRDVVEELHPQDREFGMRMDDAAAMAAAHERTAERAS, from the coding sequence ATGAGCCAATACCGATTGAACCTGTTCATCCAGCATGAGCACGCCAAGCGTCTGGACGAACTGGCCGCCAAGAAAGGCGTGTCCAAGTCCAGCATCGTCGCCGCTGCCTTGGCATCCTGGCTGTCGCCTGATGCCGGCGACCAGCGTGAGGCCGCCATTGCCAAACGACTGGATCGTCTGTCGCGGCAGGCCGAGCGCCTGGAGCGCGACCAGAACATCCAGATCGAAACGCTGGCGCTGTTCGTCCGCTACTACCTGACCGTCAGCACGCCGGTGCCGGAGGCCCATCAGGACGCGGCTCGCGCGCAGGGCAAGGCGCGTTTCGAGCAGTTTGTCGAACAGTTGGGTCGCCACCTGCTGCGTGGCCGCAGCCTGGTGCGCGACGTTGTGGAAGAACTGCACCCCCAAGATCGTGAGTTCGGCATGCGCATGGATGACGCGGCGGCAATGGCTGCCGCCCATGAACGCACAGCGGAGCGTGCGTCATGA
- a CDS encoding conjugal transfer protein TraG, with protein sequence MQAQGVLFGQIAAVFGIVIAGVWGATQWTAAALGYQLRLGSPWFDFHGTPVYYPWKLFEWWFFFDAYAPQVFDTGGMIAASSGLLAVAVAIAMSVWRSRQARKVTTYGSARWADAADIRKAGLTQPAGVFLGQHDGHYLRHEGPEHVLTFAPTRSGKGVGLVVPTLLSWPTSAVIHDIKGENWQITAGWRSRFSHCLLFNPTDAKSAAYNPLLEVRRGAHEVRDVQNIADILVDPEGALEKRNHWEKTSHALLVGAILHVLYAGEDKTLRGVANFLSDPASPFELTLHRMMTTKHLGDAQHPVVASAAREVLNKSDNERSGVLSTAMSFLGLYRDPTVAEVTSRCDWRIADLISAKHPVSLYLVVPPSDISRTKPLIRLILNQIGRRITESLDGSDGIQRRHKLLLMLDEFPALGRLDFFETALAFMAGYGIRSFLIAQSLNQIDKAYGQNHSILDNCHVRVTFATNDERTAKRISETLGTATELRAQRNYAGHRLAPWLGHLMVSRQETARPLLTPGEVMQLPPDESVVMVSSVAPIKAKKLRYFADANFKQRVIPPPVVTAGRYADVPPARPDDWSGLAIPAVPVSPTTASADDLENLGSTDDGGPRRQPELSETIAYAPEMDATTSDLSLLDDDDMPPVLPGQLDPALQRTARLASLDPNDGIDL encoded by the coding sequence ATGCAAGCTCAGGGCGTTTTGTTCGGGCAGATCGCCGCCGTGTTCGGCATCGTGATCGCCGGTGTGTGGGGTGCCACGCAATGGACAGCCGCCGCCTTGGGCTACCAGCTACGCCTTGGCTCGCCCTGGTTCGACTTCCACGGCACACCGGTCTATTACCCGTGGAAGCTCTTCGAGTGGTGGTTTTTCTTCGACGCCTACGCGCCGCAGGTGTTCGACACCGGAGGCATGATCGCGGCAAGCAGCGGCCTGCTGGCCGTGGCGGTCGCCATCGCTATGTCTGTCTGGCGCTCGCGGCAGGCGCGCAAGGTGACGACCTATGGCTCGGCCCGTTGGGCCGATGCTGCCGACATTCGCAAGGCCGGGCTGACGCAGCCCGCCGGCGTCTTTCTCGGTCAGCATGACGGCCATTACCTGAGGCACGAAGGGCCGGAACACGTCCTGACCTTTGCGCCCACTCGCTCGGGCAAGGGCGTGGGCCTAGTGGTGCCAACGCTGTTGTCCTGGCCGACATCCGCCGTCATCCACGACATCAAGGGCGAGAACTGGCAGATCACCGCTGGCTGGCGCAGTCGATTCAGCCACTGCCTGCTGTTCAACCCGACAGATGCGAAGTCGGCGGCTTACAACCCGCTGCTGGAAGTGCGGCGCGGCGCGCATGAGGTGCGCGACGTGCAGAACATCGCCGACATCTTGGTCGATCCCGAAGGCGCGCTGGAGAAGCGCAACCACTGGGAGAAGACCAGTCACGCGCTACTGGTCGGCGCGATCCTGCATGTGCTGTACGCGGGGGAAGACAAGACGCTGCGTGGCGTCGCCAACTTTCTCAGCGATCCAGCCAGCCCGTTCGAGCTGACCTTGCATCGGATGATGACGACTAAACACCTGGGTGATGCGCAGCATCCCGTCGTCGCCTCCGCTGCCCGCGAAGTGCTCAACAAGTCGGACAACGAGCGCTCTGGTGTGCTCTCAACCGCCATGTCGTTCCTGGGGTTGTACCGCGACCCTACAGTGGCAGAAGTCACCTCGCGCTGCGATTGGCGCATTGCCGACCTGATTTCCGCCAAGCACCCGGTATCGCTCTATCTGGTGGTGCCGCCTTCGGACATTTCGCGCACCAAACCGCTGATCCGGCTGATCCTCAACCAGATCGGCCGACGAATCACCGAATCGTTGGACGGCAGCGACGGCATCCAACGCCGCCACAAGCTGCTGTTGATGCTCGATGAATTTCCGGCGCTGGGTCGGCTGGACTTCTTCGAGACAGCGCTCGCCTTCATGGCGGGCTACGGCATCCGCAGCTTTCTGATCGCGCAGTCGCTCAACCAGATCGACAAGGCGTATGGGCAGAACCATTCCATCCTCGATAACTGCCATGTGCGAGTGACGTTCGCCACCAACGACGAACGCACCGCCAAACGCATTTCCGAAACATTGGGCACGGCCACTGAGTTGCGCGCACAGCGCAACTATGCCGGCCACCGGCTTGCACCGTGGCTGGGGCACCTGATGGTGTCGCGGCAGGAGACGGCGCGGCCACTGCTGACGCCGGGCGAAGTGATGCAGCTTCCGCCCGATGAATCCGTGGTGATGGTGTCCAGCGTCGCGCCGATCAAGGCGAAGAAGCTGCGCTATTTCGCCGACGCCAATTTCAAGCAACGGGTAATTCCGCCGCCTGTGGTGACGGCAGGCCGCTATGCCGATGTGCCGCCTGCACGCCCTGATGACTGGAGCGGTCTAGCAATACCTGCGGTTCCTGTGTCACCGACCACGGCATCCGCTGATGACTTAGAGAACTTGGGTTCGACCGATGACGGCGGCCCACGCCGTCAGCCCGAACTGTCGGAAACCATCGCCTATGCCCCCGAGATGGATGCCACGACCAGCGATCTGTCGCTGCTCGATGACGACGACATGCCCCCGGTGCTTCCCGGCCAGCTCGATCCGGCTCTGCAACGCACGGCGCGGCTGGCATCTCTCGACCCCAACGACGGAATCGACCTATGA
- a CDS encoding EexN family lipoprotein: MKRMTPLLLVAALTACDPSEPPKQDFGVPTVEELAADPERLKELRRQCKTERTAMGDVLCNRVAEATNKRFLGDGKVPYTPSETPPKF; the protein is encoded by the coding sequence ATGAAGCGAATGACCCCTTTGCTGCTGGTCGCGGCGCTTACAGCATGCGACCCGTCGGAGCCGCCGAAGCAGGACTTCGGTGTCCCGACCGTGGAAGAACTGGCGGCCGATCCCGAACGCTTGAAGGAACTGCGCCGTCAGTGCAAGACCGAGCGTACGGCAATGGGAGACGTACTCTGCAACCGGGTAGCGGAGGCGACGAATAAGCGCTTTTTGGGCGACGGCAAGGTGCCTTACACGCCATCGGAAACGCCGCCCAAGTTCTAA
- a CDS encoding LysR family transcriptional regulator yields MELRHLRCFLAVAEELHFARAAEKLHIEQSPLSRTIRELEEDLGEQLFVRTSRSTRLTRAGKLFLEHVPRIFTALQQARDSVQAAANGFHGQLRIALSDGTTSSRLPNLLALCRQEEPEVEIRLFEVPLSQQIKGLHDDLYDVGFAQSNEVGEGIAAQAVWSDPLMVAVPARHPLLRHKRIPLEEMIRYPLVLCDPLACEGHARQVERVLRRAEMEPLIAERVSSYDLMMALVSAGFALGLTAAPHIEASREPGVVARPLAGCSPVLTTYLLHREGEPSEALSRFIERVQAIDLLEGARPEQPPEPDAPEDTEP; encoded by the coding sequence ATGGAACTGCGGCACTTACGGTGTTTCCTCGCTGTTGCGGAAGAGCTTCACTTTGCCCGAGCTGCGGAAAAACTACATATAGAACAGTCGCCCTTGTCGCGCACCATCAGGGAATTGGAAGAAGATCTGGGCGAGCAATTGTTCGTACGCACCAGCCGCAGCACACGACTGACACGGGCAGGCAAGCTTTTTCTTGAGCATGTGCCGCGCATCTTCACAGCCTTGCAGCAAGCCCGAGACAGCGTGCAGGCTGCGGCCAATGGCTTTCATGGGCAATTACGCATTGCACTGTCCGACGGCACGACGTCATCGCGCTTGCCGAACTTGTTGGCGTTGTGCCGGCAGGAGGAACCCGAAGTCGAGATCCGTCTGTTTGAGGTGCCGCTTTCACAGCAGATCAAAGGGCTGCACGACGACCTTTACGACGTTGGTTTCGCACAATCCAATGAAGTGGGTGAAGGCATTGCAGCCCAGGCTGTGTGGAGTGATCCGCTAATGGTGGCGGTGCCAGCTCGCCACCCGCTGCTCAGACACAAGCGCATTCCGCTGGAGGAGATGATACGTTACCCCCTCGTGCTGTGTGATCCGCTCGCTTGTGAAGGACACGCGCGCCAGGTCGAGCGGGTGCTGCGCCGCGCGGAAATGGAGCCACTGATTGCAGAGCGTGTGTCCTCATACGACCTGATGATGGCGCTGGTATCAGCGGGCTTCGCGCTGGGCCTGACTGCCGCACCACACATCGAGGCCAGCCGCGAACCGGGCGTAGTTGCGCGGCCCTTGGCAGGCTGTTCCCCAGTGCTGACGACCTATCTACTGCATCGCGAAGGTGAGCCTTCGGAAGCGCTGTCCCGATTTATCGAGCGGGTGCAAGCTATTGACTTGCTCGAAGGCGCGAGGCCCGAACAACCACCTGAACCTGATGCCCCGGAGGACACCGAGCCATGA
- a CDS encoding DUF1349 domain-containing protein — protein MKLHNVPYDFVASQGSDWKVDNNSGRVTTTAPGHSDIFIDPGRAGSVVSSASRHNAATLMTRIPAGDFQFSATVHVEFGATFDAGVLLLRVDESTWAKLCFEYSPDGEPMVVSVINKGGTSDDANAFTVDGKQVNLRISRKENVYALHASVDGVKWIFVRAFAFDNTEAEPEIGFEAQSPNADGCNVSFSNYALTDVSIADFRNGL, from the coding sequence ATGAAACTACACAACGTCCCTTACGACTTCGTTGCTTCGCAAGGGTCTGACTGGAAGGTTGACAACAACAGCGGTCGCGTGACCACCACCGCACCCGGGCATAGCGACATCTTCATAGATCCGGGCCGCGCTGGATCCGTAGTGTCGTCTGCCAGCCGTCACAATGCGGCGACGTTGATGACTCGCATTCCGGCCGGTGACTTTCAATTCAGTGCCACAGTACACGTCGAGTTCGGAGCCACCTTTGACGCGGGTGTGCTGCTCTTGCGGGTCGATGAGAGCACCTGGGCGAAGCTGTGCTTCGAATATTCCCCAGACGGGGAGCCCATGGTGGTTTCAGTCATCAATAAAGGTGGCACCTCCGACGACGCGAATGCTTTTACTGTGGATGGCAAGCAGGTAAATCTGCGCATTTCTCGTAAAGAGAACGTGTACGCGCTGCATGCTTCAGTGGATGGCGTGAAGTGGATTTTCGTGCGGGCATTCGCTTTTGACAACACCGAGGCGGAGCCGGAAATTGGCTTTGAGGCGCAATCCCCCAATGCCGATGGCTGCAATGTCTCGTTCAGCAACTACGCGTTGACCGACGTGAGCATCGCCGACTTCCGCAACGGGCTCTGA
- a CDS encoding MFS transporter, with amino-acid sequence MNVNTENARLLKTRRALFGCFLVLGFVMASWIVRTPSIRDALSASTAEMGLILFGFSLGSMGGILLAGNIVARIGADRAVCAGMTLALAGLIVLSSGTHLALAWMTGFGLGLVGFGMAQAEVAVNVLGAHVERGLGRPVLTLVHGCFSLGTTLGAVCGLLLVAKGLSVTSHMLVVCALLCPMLVYVAYGVVGSHGARATDSANKRGFITTIKDDPKLILIGAIVLAVALAEGSANDWLPLLIVDAHETSEAIGSLLFVAFAATMTLGRFLGTGVLSRFGPVNVIRASALIGAVGILIVVLAPTLSVAGIGVFLWGIGASLGFPVAMSAGASVGHDPSARIAVLATIGYTAFLVGPPLLGFIGEHIGLRLTMLFVMALLALPLLLATTLQRRSS; translated from the coding sequence ATGAATGTGAATACTGAAAACGCAAGATTGCTCAAAACGCGCCGGGCATTGTTCGGATGTTTCCTCGTGCTCGGCTTTGTCATGGCCTCCTGGATCGTGCGCACGCCCTCTATCCGCGACGCTCTGAGCGCATCCACAGCAGAGATGGGTCTGATCCTTTTCGGGTTCTCGCTTGGCTCGATGGGCGGGATTCTGCTGGCCGGCAACATCGTGGCCCGTATTGGTGCAGATCGTGCAGTCTGCGCTGGCATGACGCTCGCTCTGGCGGGCCTGATCGTGCTGTCGAGCGGTACTCACCTCGCTTTGGCTTGGATGACAGGCTTTGGCTTGGGCCTGGTTGGTTTTGGAATGGCCCAGGCCGAAGTGGCCGTCAACGTGTTGGGGGCGCATGTGGAACGTGGGCTGGGGCGACCCGTGCTAACGCTGGTACACGGCTGCTTCAGCCTGGGTACGACGCTCGGTGCCGTGTGTGGTCTGCTACTGGTTGCAAAAGGCTTGTCCGTTACCTCGCACATGCTCGTCGTCTGTGCGCTGCTGTGTCCGATGCTGGTCTATGTCGCCTACGGTGTGGTCGGATCACACGGCGCACGCGCGACTGATTCCGCAAATAAGCGAGGCTTCATCACGACCATCAAGGATGATCCGAAGCTCATCCTCATCGGTGCAATTGTGCTGGCTGTGGCGCTGGCCGAAGGCTCCGCCAACGACTGGCTACCACTGCTGATTGTGGACGCGCACGAAACCTCTGAAGCCATTGGTTCGCTTCTGTTCGTCGCTTTCGCTGCGACGATGACATTGGGACGGTTCTTGGGAACCGGGGTGCTGAGCCGTTTCGGACCCGTCAACGTAATTCGCGCCAGTGCGCTTATCGGCGCAGTCGGAATACTAATAGTAGTTCTGGCCCCAACCTTGTCTGTGGCAGGTATCGGCGTATTTCTTTGGGGAATCGGTGCATCACTGGGCTTTCCTGTAGCGATGTCAGCCGGTGCCTCAGTTGGACATGATCCATCCGCGCGCATCGCGGTTCTGGCCACGATCGGCTACACGGCCTTTCTTGTCGGCCCTCCGCTACTCGGCTTCATCGGCGAGCACATAGGCCTACGGCTCACGATGCTATTTGTCATGGCTCTATTGGCTCTGCCATTGCTGTTGGCAACCACTTTGCAAAGGCGTAGTTCATGA